A window of Nocardia arthritidis genomic DNA:
GATCCCCGCGGCCATCGCGACGAGCGATGCGGTGAGCACCCGGGGCGGCCCGTGCCGGTCCGCGAGATGGCCTGCGGCGGTGGAGGTGACGGTGCCCGCGAGATAGAACACGAAGATCGAACCGGCGATGCCCGAGGACAATTCGAACGGCGGGCGGGTCAGCCGGTAGCCGAGGAAGTTGTAGACCGAGACGAAGCCGCCCATCAGCACGAAGGCGAGCCCGAACAGCGCGAGCAAACCGGGATGCCGCAGCTGGGCGACGAGATCCGTTGCTACCGTTCGTAATCCGGCCGGTCGCGGCACAAAACCGCGAGACGGCGGCAGATCGCGGACGAACCAGATCGTGCATGCCGCCGCGGCAACGGCGATCGCCGCCTCGGCCCAGCGCCACGACGCGACCTCGAGGGTGAGCGCCGGGATCAACCGTCCGGCGAGTCCGCCGATGGTGTTGCCCGCGATGTAGACGCCCATCGCCGCCCCCAATCCCGCCGCGCCGATCTCCTCGGCGAGATAGGCCATCGCCACCGCGGGCACGCCCGCCAGCGCGATCCCCTGCAACGCGCGCACCGCGAGCAAAACCTGTAGCGACGGGCACAGCGGCAGCAGCAGCCCGAGGACGGTCGCCGTGATCGACGACCAGATCATCACCCGGGTCCGGCCGATCCGGGAGGCCAGCGCGCTCACCGGGATGATGGTCAGCGCCAGGAATCCGGTGGTGAGCGAGACCGCGAGCGCCGATTGAGCGGGTGTGGCCCCGAACGCCGCGGAGAAGCTCGGCAGCAGCGCCTGCGCGCTGTACATCGACGCGAACGTGGTCAGACCTGCCGCGAAAAGCGCTCTTATGATTCGCTTTTCATGCGCGGGCCGGTCGGTCCGGCGTTTCGTGACGTGCGCATCGCCGATGGTCGAAACGCGTTGATCCGGGGCCATAGCTCAAGGCTGAACGCTGGCCGTTAGTCATGGAAATGAATAAACTTGGCCGAAATAATGCACCAGACGCATATAGCGAGGAGGGGTCGTGCTTGGCGAGGATCTGGAGTGGTTCACGACACTCGCCGAACTGGAGCGGGTGAGCGCGGCGGCGCAGCGGCTGCACATCGCGCAGCCGACGCTGTCGCGAATGCTGGGCAGGCTGGAGCGCAGGCTCGGCGCCGAACTGTTCGACCGGCACGGAAAACGCATCGCGCTCAACGACTTCGGCCGGATCTACTATGAGCACGCGCGCCGGGCCCGCGCCGAACTCCGGGCCGGCGAGCAGGCCATCGCCGATCGGCTGAGCCCCGCGAAAGGCATTGTGCGCCTGTCATTCCCGCATTCATTCGGACATATGCTGGTGCCGCAGTTGATCTCCGGATTCCGCCGGACCTCCGGCCGGGTCACCTTCGAACTGTGGCAGGGCGGCGCCGAGATCTGCGCGCAGCAGGTGCTCGATGGGGAGGCCGACCTCGGCATCGTCTCGCCGCGCCCCGGACTCGCTGGAATCGGCTGGCGCAGCCTGCTGCATCAGCCGCTGGTGCTCGCGGTGCCGAACGAACACCGGCTCGCCGGGCGCAGACAGGTGCGGATGGCCGACCTCGCCGACGCCGAATTCATCACCATGCATCCGCGCTACGGCATGCGCCGCATCTTCGACGACCTGTGCGCCGCCGCGGATATCCGGCCGCGCATCGCCTTCGAATCCAGCGATCTGATGACCGTCGCCGGTCTGGTCGCGGCCGGACTCGGCATCGCGCTGCTGCCGCTCGGCGACCCGATGCCGCCGGGCCTGACCACGGTCGCGCTGGCCGACGCGGGCGGATTCCGCGATATCGGGCTGATCTGGTCGGCCACCGCGACACCGTCGGACGCGGTGCGCCGCTTCCGGGATTTCGCGGTCGACTGGGCCGAACACCGCCGCGACGAACGCGCGCTGCGGCCGTGAACCGCTCCGCGCTGTCGGCCACCACCCCCTCCGAATCGTTCCGCGATGCTGGCCCGCCCGTCGCCCGACCACCACCCCCCATCGAATCGCTCCGCGATGCTGCCAATCCGCTGCCTCATGCGGTATCGCCGAGGCCGGAACGCGGTAGCGTCCGTCCCGGAATACCGTGCGCATCCGGAGCATTTAGTACTGGAGGGATTGGGTGGGTCACCGTAAGGGAACACCCTCGTTACGCCATCGACCGGTAGCCGCTTATTCACTGGGCGGTGTCGGTGGGCGGCGTTAAACTTTCACCAAGAAACAGCTGTCGAGACCGGAAAGCAGGCCATAGCCCCTTTTGAGAACACAAGGCGAGATCGGCGACCCGACCACCCCCACTGCAGGTATCGGTACTGGTGACAATGGTTCGGGCCCAGCAGCACGCACCGTGCGCTCCAGCATCGAACTCGCTCCCGAATCCGTGTTCCCGTTTCTCGGTTCGGCTGACCAGAATCTGCGTGAACTGGAGCAGTTGTTGGATGCGGATATCCATGTCCGCGGCAACGCGGTCACACTCACCGGCAAGGCGGCCGATGTCGCCTTGGCGGAGCGTGTGATCGAACAGCTCGTCGCGCTGACCGGTCGCAACCGAGTGGTGACACCGGAGGCGGTGCGGCATACCGTTTCGATGCTCACCGAGGGCACCTCGGAATCCCCTGCGGAAGTGCTGAGCCTGGACATTCTGTCCCGGCGCGGCAAGACCA
This region includes:
- a CDS encoding MFS transporter — protein: MAPDQRVSTIGDAHVTKRRTDRPAHEKRIIRALFAAGLTTFASMYSAQALLPSFSAAFGATPAQSALAVSLTTGFLALTIIPVSALASRIGRTRVMIWSSITATVLGLLLPLCPSLQVLLAVRALQGIALAGVPAVAMAYLAEEIGAAGLGAAMGVYIAGNTIGGLAGRLIPALTLEVASWRWAEAAIAVAAAACTIWFVRDLPPSRGFVPRPAGLRTVATDLVAQLRHPGLLALFGLAFVLMGGFVSVYNFLGYRLTRPPFELSSGIAGSIFVFYLAGTVTSTAAGHLADRHGPPRVLTASLVAMAAGISLTIPDRLVTLLIGVLLYTAGFFAAHTVASAWVGRLAENRGAASSLYLFAYYLGSALVGGSTGLAFAAGGWPGLILCVGALLTVAVLLLCALTHRNTTAEPVNG
- a CDS encoding LysR family transcriptional regulator, coding for MLGEDLEWFTTLAELERVSAAAQRLHIAQPTLSRMLGRLERRLGAELFDRHGKRIALNDFGRIYYEHARRARAELRAGEQAIADRLSPAKGIVRLSFPHSFGHMLVPQLISGFRRTSGRVTFELWQGGAEICAQQVLDGEADLGIVSPRPGLAGIGWRSLLHQPLVLAVPNEHRLAGRRQVRMADLADAEFITMHPRYGMRRIFDDLCAAADIRPRIAFESSDLMTVAGLVAAGLGIALLPLGDPMPPGLTTVALADAGGFRDIGLIWSATATPSDAVRRFRDFAVDWAEHRRDERALRP